Proteins encoded within one genomic window of Streptomyces kaniharaensis:
- a CDS encoding helix-turn-helix domain-containing protein: protein MTIGKSPDRENAPSPAQPGDAVQAADAPSIGRVLSTARIDAGLTVDQVSTATRVRVPIVHAIEEDDFGRCGGDFYARGHIRSIARAVGADGEALVARYDAAHGGSPASKRPTQLIDSGPIKVPGRGRPNWAAAMVAAIVAVVALIGFNLVSGKGGHSTTGSASAPLPSGSGTGSLAVAPSPSVQPPAPAPSAAAIAAVPADKVTVKLVAEGTSWVSAMDGNGKSLFQNNISDGQDQTFTDPKQIKLVLGNGGAVHAYVNGKDLGLLGKDGQVVHVTYTPGDPQAG, encoded by the coding sequence GTGACCATCGGCAAGTCCCCCGACCGCGAGAACGCGCCGTCGCCCGCCCAGCCGGGCGACGCGGTGCAGGCGGCCGATGCCCCGAGCATCGGCCGGGTGCTGTCCACCGCCCGGATCGACGCCGGGCTCACGGTGGACCAGGTGAGTACGGCGACCCGTGTCCGGGTGCCGATCGTGCATGCCATCGAGGAGGACGACTTCGGCCGCTGCGGCGGCGACTTCTACGCCCGCGGCCACATCCGCTCGATCGCCCGTGCGGTCGGCGCGGACGGCGAGGCGCTGGTCGCCCGGTACGACGCCGCGCACGGCGGCTCGCCGGCCTCCAAGCGGCCGACCCAGCTGATCGACAGCGGCCCGATCAAGGTGCCCGGTCGCGGCCGGCCGAACTGGGCCGCCGCCATGGTCGCCGCGATCGTCGCGGTGGTCGCCCTGATCGGCTTCAACCTGGTCAGCGGCAAGGGCGGCCACAGCACGACCGGCTCCGCCAGCGCCCCGCTGCCCAGCGGCTCCGGCACCGGCTCGCTCGCCGTCGCGCCCTCGCCCTCCGTGCAGCCGCCGGCCCCCGCGCCGAGCGCCGCCGCGATCGCCGCCGTCCCGGCCGACAAGGTCACCGTGAAGCTGGTCGCCGAGGGCACCAGCTGGGTCTCGGCGATGGACGGCAACGGCAAGTCGCTGTTCCAGAACAACATCAGCGACGGCCAGGACCAGACCTTCACCGACCCCAAGCAGATCAAGCTGGTGCTCGGAAACGGCGGGGCCGTGCACGCGTACGTCAACGGCAAGGACCTCGGCCTCCTCGGCAAGGACGGCCAGGTGGTGCACGTCACGTACACCCCCGGCGACCCGCAGGCGGGCTGA
- the rimO gene encoding 30S ribosomal protein S12 methylthiotransferase RimO, translating into MPERRTVALVTLGCARNEVDSEELAGRLEADGWLLVDDAAEADVAVVNTCGFVEAAKKDSVDALLEANDLKGHGRTQAVVAVGCMAERYGKELADALPEADGVLGFDDYADISDRLQTILSGGHHAPHIPRDRRKLLPISPAERQSAAEAVALPGHGAAETPAEPIVDLPEGVAPASGPRTLRKRLDDSPVASVKLASGCDRRCSFCAIPAFRGSFISRRPSDVLQEARWLAEQGVREVVLVSENNTSYGKDLGDIRLLETLLGEISAIDGIERLRVSYLQPAEMRPGLIDAMTGTTDVVPYFDLSFQHSAPAVLRRMRRFGSTDQFLELLKTIRDKAPQAGARSNFIVGFPGETEEDFAELERFVTHAGLDAIGVFGYSDEDGTEAATYDGKLPEDVVADRLDRLSRLAEEMTAQRAEQRIGTEVEVLIESVEDDVVEGRAAHQAPETDGLTTLTGVENPEIGQFYRARVVASEGVDLIAEALEQVRLSGASRTEAPGAGE; encoded by the coding sequence ATGCCTGAACGCCGCACTGTCGCCCTTGTCACGCTCGGATGCGCCCGCAACGAGGTGGACTCCGAGGAACTCGCCGGGCGACTGGAAGCCGACGGCTGGTTGCTCGTCGACGACGCCGCCGAAGCCGACGTCGCCGTCGTCAACACCTGCGGCTTCGTCGAGGCCGCCAAGAAGGACTCCGTGGACGCCCTGCTTGAGGCCAACGACCTCAAGGGACATGGGCGCACCCAGGCCGTCGTCGCGGTCGGCTGCATGGCCGAGCGGTACGGCAAGGAGCTCGCCGACGCGCTGCCCGAGGCGGACGGCGTGCTCGGCTTCGACGACTACGCGGACATCTCCGACCGCCTGCAGACCATCCTCTCCGGCGGCCACCACGCCCCGCACATCCCGCGTGACCGCCGCAAGCTGCTACCGATCAGCCCGGCCGAGCGGCAGTCCGCCGCCGAGGCCGTCGCGCTGCCCGGCCACGGCGCCGCCGAGACCCCCGCCGAGCCGATCGTCGACCTGCCCGAGGGCGTCGCGCCCGCCTCCGGCCCGCGCACGCTGCGCAAGCGGCTGGACGACAGCCCGGTCGCCTCGGTCAAGCTCGCCTCCGGCTGCGACCGGCGGTGTTCCTTCTGCGCCATCCCGGCGTTCCGCGGCTCGTTCATCTCCCGCCGCCCCTCCGACGTGCTGCAGGAGGCCCGCTGGCTGGCCGAGCAGGGCGTCCGTGAGGTCGTGCTGGTCAGCGAGAACAACACCTCGTACGGCAAGGACCTCGGCGACATCCGGCTGCTGGAGACGCTGCTCGGCGAGATCTCCGCTATCGACGGCATCGAGCGGCTCCGGGTCTCCTACCTCCAGCCGGCCGAGATGCGCCCCGGCCTGATCGACGCGATGACCGGCACCACCGACGTCGTGCCCTACTTCGACCTGTCCTTCCAGCACTCGGCGCCCGCCGTGCTGCGCCGGATGCGCCGCTTCGGCTCCACCGACCAGTTCCTGGAACTGCTGAAGACCATCCGCGACAAGGCCCCGCAGGCCGGCGCCCGGTCCAACTTCATCGTCGGCTTCCCCGGCGAGACCGAGGAGGACTTCGCCGAGCTGGAGCGCTTCGTCACGCACGCCGGGCTGGACGCGATCGGCGTCTTCGGCTACTCGGACGAGGACGGCACCGAGGCCGCGACCTACGACGGCAAGCTGCCCGAGGACGTCGTCGCCGACCGGCTGGACCGGCTCAGCCGGCTCGCCGAGGAGATGACCGCCCAGCGCGCCGAGCAGCGGATCGGCACCGAGGTCGAGGTGCTGATCGAGTCCGTCGAGGACGACGTGGTCGAGGGCCGGGCCGCCCACCAGGCGCCGGAGACGGACGGCCTGACCACCCTCACCGGCGTCGAGAACCCCGAGATCGGGCAGTTCTACCGGGCCCGGGTGGTGGCCAGCGAGGGCGTCGACCTGATCGCCGAGGCGCTGGAGCAGGTGCGACTGTCCGGTGCTTCGCGGACCGAGGCTCCGGGAGCCGGGGAATGA
- the pgsA gene encoding CDP-diacylglycerol--glycerol-3-phosphate 3-phosphatidyltransferase: protein MTKGPSAPAAAHPDRPAAAVPPAPGVWNIANLLTMLRLLLVPVFVALLFAGGGHDPKWRSVAWASFAIAMITDLFDGELARRKGLVTDFGKIADPIADKAIMGSALIGLSVLGDLPWWVTVVILSRELGITLMRFWVIRYGVIPASRGGKLKTLTQGIAVGMYVLELTGWLATARAVLMGLAVLLTVGTALDYVGQALRLRREGMDAERAGR from the coding sequence ATGACCAAGGGGCCCAGCGCCCCGGCCGCGGCCCACCCGGACAGACCGGCCGCCGCGGTTCCGCCGGCGCCGGGTGTCTGGAACATCGCCAACCTGCTCACCATGCTCCGGCTGCTGCTGGTGCCGGTCTTCGTGGCGCTGCTGTTCGCGGGCGGCGGGCACGACCCCAAGTGGCGCTCGGTGGCCTGGGCCTCCTTCGCCATCGCGATGATCACCGACCTGTTCGACGGCGAGCTGGCCCGGCGCAAGGGCCTGGTCACCGACTTCGGCAAGATCGCCGACCCTATCGCCGACAAGGCGATCATGGGCTCGGCACTGATCGGCCTCTCGGTGCTGGGGGACCTGCCCTGGTGGGTCACCGTGGTGATCCTCTCCCGCGAACTCGGCATCACCCTGATGCGCTTCTGGGTGATCCGCTACGGCGTCATCCCCGCCAGCCGGGGCGGCAAGCTCAAGACCCTGACCCAGGGCATCGCGGTCGGCATGTACGTGCTGGAGCTGACCGGCTGGCTCGCCACCGCGCGCGCCGTGCTGATGGGCCTGGCGGTCCTGCTGACCGTCGGCACCGCGCTGGACTACGTCGGCCAGGCGCTGCGCCTGCGCCGCGAGGGGATGGACGCGGAGCGCGCGGGCCGGTGA
- a CDS encoding CinA family protein, with amino-acid sequence MTDYELAVRAHAALRWEGSTVAVAESLTGGLLAAALVDVPGASATFRGSVTAYATELKASVLGVDEGLLAVHGPVHPVVAGQMAEGVRRLLGATYGLATTGVAGPEPQDGQSVGTVHLAVAGPWGTLVTSPRLSGERATIRHGAVTAALELLVGRLPARWNDRP; translated from the coding sequence GTGACCGACTACGAACTGGCGGTACGGGCACACGCCGCGCTGCGTTGGGAAGGCAGCACGGTGGCCGTCGCCGAGTCGCTGACCGGCGGGCTGCTGGCGGCGGCGCTGGTGGACGTCCCCGGGGCGTCCGCGACCTTCCGGGGCTCGGTGACGGCGTACGCGACCGAGCTGAAGGCCTCGGTGCTCGGGGTGGACGAGGGACTGCTGGCCGTCCACGGGCCGGTGCACCCGGTGGTGGCCGGGCAGATGGCCGAGGGCGTGCGACGGCTGCTGGGGGCCACGTACGGGCTCGCGACGACCGGGGTGGCCGGGCCGGAGCCGCAGGACGGGCAGTCGGTGGGCACCGTACACCTCGCGGTCGCCGGTCCGTGGGGAACTCTGGTCACTTCGCCCCGACTGTCCGGGGAGCGTGCCACAATCCGTCACGGGGCCGTGACCGCCGCTCTGGAGCTGCTCGTCGGCCGACTTCCGGCGCGTTGGAACGATCGCCCGTAA
- a CDS encoding helix-turn-helix domain-containing protein, with protein MILLRRLLGDVLRRQRQRQGRTLREVSAAARVSLGYLSEVERGQKEASSELLSAICDALDVRMSEVMREVSDELSLAELAAMATLSEGDLLRPVLEPVPLPAPGADRANMSPKAAAMDVVAA; from the coding sequence ATGATCCTGCTCCGTCGCCTACTGGGCGATGTACTGCGTCGGCAGCGCCAGCGCCAGGGCCGCACACTCCGCGAGGTGTCGGCGGCCGCCAGGGTTTCGCTCGGGTACCTCTCCGAGGTCGAGCGGGGACAGAAGGAGGCCTCTTCCGAGCTGCTCTCCGCCATCTGCGACGCACTCGACGTCCGGATGTCCGAGGTCATGCGCGAGGTCAGCGACGAACTGTCGCTCGCCGAACTTGCGGCGATGGCCACCCTCTCGGAAGGTGATCTGCTGAGGCCGGTGCTCGAACCGGTACCGCTGCCCGCCCCCGGCGCCGACCGGGCGAACATGTCGCCCAAGGCCGCCGCGATGGACGTGGTCGCCGCCTGA